The sequence TCCACTATTGTGTTAAAGGTAAATGTCaagattcttttttattttcttctctaaaaattgtttgtttatttttcctgctttttggtgtttttcttaaaattttcgGTCTACTTATGCTCAAGTCATATTAATGTTAAGCCTTTTCCAAGTGCATGCTCTTCAAGGACAAAGAATCATGTTTATAgattgctattttttatatatatccaACGTATATTTTGAAAAAGGCTTAACAGTTATCAAGAGCTTTATAACTCAACTGATGAGGTCTGTTTTATCTTGCTAATAGGCTTGAATTGCATGATATATGCTTTGTTATGAACTTGTCCATAtttagagtaaaaaaattaagaaaatgttCCCATTAATCTCCTCTTTCATTTTAACAGTTTGTGCAAGGACAACAAGCATAGTGATTTTCAAGATGAGTCCATTAACCATGATGAGCAACATTCTTGGACTCACGCTCATCATAGTGGCTACATTGAAACCATGCTATGGACTTTACCTTGGCAGAAGACACTTATACATTAGGAATGACTTGGAAAACCACTTGCCGCTGAAGATTCATTGCTGGTCCAAAGACAATGACTTAGGCCTTAAGACTTTGAATTTTACCCAGGAAACCAGTTGGAGCTTCAAAGACAATAACATCTGGGGTACAAAATTTGAATGCGACATGGAGTTTCAACTGGAAGGTCAAATGAAGAGGGGACAAGTCGTGGTGTATAACAATAAGAAGAAGATTAGAACACGAG is a genomic window of Quercus lobata isolate SW786 chromosome 2, ValleyOak3.0 Primary Assembly, whole genome shotgun sequence containing:
- the LOC115973986 gene encoding self-incompatibility protein S1-like produces the protein MMSNILGLTLIIVATLKPCYGLYLGRRHLYIRNDLENHLPLKIHCWSKDNDLGLKTLNFTQETSWSFKDNNIWGTKFECDMEFQLEGQMKRGQVVVYNNKKKIRTRECRKRCKWSVRKYGLYAFDEKDKKWDFEIPW